The following coding sequences lie in one Mycobacterium sp. Z3061 genomic window:
- a CDS encoding PIN domain-containing protein: MALVGRYLIDTSAAARMSHPEVSRRLRALLATGVVATTASLDAEALAAVPGHDEYEERLADHRATREYLPTNDEHWHTALGAQRALAKTGAHQTVDIADLLTAALASAHKLVVVHYDECFETAATVLTFQHRWVMPRGSL, from the coding sequence GTGGCACTGGTAGGACGCTACCTCATCGACACCAGCGCCGCAGCCAGAATGTCCCACCCGGAGGTGTCACGCCGGTTGCGCGCACTGCTCGCCACCGGGGTCGTCGCCACCACCGCGTCGCTGGACGCCGAAGCGCTCGCCGCGGTTCCCGGACATGACGAATACGAGGAGCGGTTGGCAGACCACCGCGCAACCCGGGAATACCTGCCCACCAATGACGAGCACTGGCACACCGCCCTGGGCGCGCAGCGAGCGCTGGCGAAGACCGGCGCGCACCAAACGGTCGACATCGCCGATCTGCTGACCGCCGCGCTCGCGTCGGCTCACAAACTCGTCGTGGTGCACTACGACGAGTGTTTCGAAACGGCCGCAACGGTATTGACGTTCCAGCACCGGTGGGTGATGCCGCGCGGCTCTCTTTAG
- a CDS encoding SDR family oxidoreductase, with amino-acid sequence MILDRFRLDDKVAVITGGGRGLGAAMAVAFAEAGADVVISSRTQSQLDEVAEQVRATGRRAHVVTADLAHPEDTAKLAGAAVEAFGKLDIVVNNVGGTMPNTLLTTSTKDLKDAFTFNVATAHALTVAAVPLMLEHSGGGSIINITSAIGRLAGRGFAAYGTAKAALSHYTRLTALDLCPRIRVNAIAPGSILTSALDVVAGNEELRAPMEKATPLRRLGDPLDIAAAAVYLASPAGGFLTGKTLEVDGGLTYPNLDIPVPDL; translated from the coding sequence GTGATCCTCGACAGGTTCCGTCTGGACGACAAAGTCGCAGTCATCACCGGAGGCGGTCGCGGCCTGGGTGCGGCCATGGCCGTGGCGTTCGCCGAAGCCGGTGCCGACGTCGTCATTTCGTCCCGAACCCAATCCCAGTTGGACGAAGTGGCCGAGCAGGTTCGCGCGACCGGGCGCCGCGCCCACGTCGTCACCGCCGACCTGGCGCATCCAGAGGACACCGCCAAGTTGGCCGGTGCGGCCGTCGAAGCATTCGGGAAACTAGACATCGTCGTCAACAATGTCGGCGGCACGATGCCCAACACGCTGCTGACCACGTCGACCAAGGACCTCAAGGACGCCTTCACGTTCAACGTCGCCACCGCGCACGCCCTCACCGTCGCGGCCGTGCCGTTGATGCTCGAGCACTCCGGCGGCGGCAGCATCATCAACATCACCTCGGCCATCGGCCGGTTGGCCGGGCGGGGCTTCGCCGCCTATGGCACCGCCAAGGCCGCCCTGTCCCACTACACCCGGCTGACAGCGCTGGACCTGTGCCCCCGCATCCGGGTGAACGCGATCGCGCCCGGATCGATCCTGACCTCGGCGCTCGACGTCGTGGCAGGCAACGAAGAGCTGCGGGCCCCGATGGAGAAGGCGACACCACTGCGCCGTCTCGGTGATCCGCTCGATATCGCCGCTGCCGCAGTCTATTTGGCCTCACCCGCCGGCGGCTTCCTGACCGGGAAGACGCTCGAGGTCGACGGTGGCCTCACCTACCCCAACCTCGACATCCCCGTCCCGGATCTGTAA
- a CDS encoding diacylglycerol kinase, which translates to MAIRVAQLGTGNVGVHSLKALISNPEFELTGVWVSSDAKAGKDAAELAGLDGSTGILATTDLDAVLATHPQCAVYNAMADNRLPEALEDYRRVLAAGVNIVGSGPVFLQYPWQVLPEELIKPIEDAAREGNSSLFVGGIDPGFANDLLPMALAGTCQSVEQVRCMEIVDYATYDSAVVMFDVMGFGKPLDETPILLQPGVLSLAWGSVVRQLAAGLGISLDEVTEKYERVPAPEAFDIASGHVPEGSAAALRFEVLGMVGGRPAVVLEHITRLREDLCPEWPQPAQPGGSYRVEITGEPSYAMDICLSSRRGDHNHAGLVATAMRVVNAIPAVVAAAPGIRTTLDLPLIPGRGLYLPAD; encoded by the coding sequence ATGGCAATACGCGTCGCCCAACTCGGCACCGGCAACGTCGGCGTTCATTCACTCAAGGCTCTGATCAGCAACCCGGAATTCGAGCTCACCGGCGTCTGGGTGTCCTCAGATGCCAAGGCGGGCAAGGACGCAGCCGAGCTTGCCGGCCTCGACGGGTCCACTGGCATACTGGCGACGACCGATCTGGATGCCGTGCTGGCCACGCACCCGCAGTGTGCCGTCTACAACGCCATGGCGGACAACCGACTGCCCGAAGCGCTTGAAGACTACCGACGTGTCCTGGCGGCCGGGGTCAATATCGTGGGCAGCGGCCCGGTCTTCCTGCAGTACCCATGGCAGGTGCTGCCCGAGGAGTTGATCAAGCCGATCGAAGACGCTGCGCGCGAGGGCAATTCGAGCCTGTTCGTCGGCGGCATCGATCCCGGCTTCGCCAACGACTTGTTGCCCATGGCCTTGGCCGGCACCTGTCAGAGCGTCGAGCAGGTCCGTTGCATGGAGATCGTCGACTACGCCACCTACGACAGCGCCGTCGTCATGTTCGACGTGATGGGCTTCGGCAAGCCGCTCGATGAAACTCCGATCCTGCTGCAACCCGGGGTGCTGAGCCTGGCCTGGGGTTCGGTTGTCCGGCAACTTGCTGCGGGACTTGGTATTTCCCTCGATGAGGTCACCGAGAAATATGAACGGGTGCCGGCGCCCGAAGCCTTCGACATCGCGTCGGGCCACGTCCCCGAGGGCAGTGCCGCGGCGTTACGGTTCGAGGTGCTGGGCATGGTCGGTGGCCGGCCCGCGGTAGTGCTCGAACACATCACCCGATTGCGTGAGGATCTGTGCCCGGAGTGGCCGCAGCCCGCGCAGCCCGGGGGTTCCTATCGGGTCGAGATCACCGGTGAGCCGTCGTACGCCATGGACATCTGCCTGAGTAGCAGGCGCGGCGACCACAATCATGCGGGGCTGGTCGCGACCGCGATGCGGGTGGTCAACGCGATTCCTGCGGTGGTCGCTGCCGCGCCCGGCATTCGGACCACCCTGGATCTGCCACTGATCCCGGGGCGGGGTCTTTACCTGCCGGCTGACTGA
- a CDS encoding flavodoxin family protein, with product MTSADGLRALFINATLKRSPELSHTDGLIERSAGIMREQGVEVDTLRAIDHDIATGVWPDMTEHGWQTDEWPTLYERVLAADILVLCGPIWLGDNSSVMKRVIERLYSCSHLLNDAGQYAYYGRVGGCLITGNEDGVKHCAMNILYSLQHLGYTIPPQADAGWIGPAGPGPSYLDPGSGGPENDFTNRNTTFMTYNLIHVARMLKANGGIPAEGNQRTQWDAGCRPTFANPEYRS from the coding sequence TTGACTTCAGCAGACGGTCTCCGCGCCCTGTTCATCAACGCCACCCTCAAGCGTTCTCCCGAACTCAGCCATACCGACGGCCTGATCGAGCGTAGCGCGGGCATCATGCGTGAGCAGGGCGTCGAGGTCGACACCCTGCGCGCGATCGACCACGACATCGCCACCGGCGTGTGGCCTGACATGACCGAACATGGCTGGCAGACAGACGAATGGCCCACTCTGTACGAACGGGTGCTGGCCGCCGACATTCTGGTGCTGTGCGGACCAATCTGGTTGGGCGACAACAGCTCAGTGATGAAGCGGGTGATCGAGCGTCTCTACTCGTGCTCGCATCTGCTCAACGACGCCGGGCAGTACGCCTACTACGGACGGGTCGGCGGATGTCTGATCACCGGCAATGAAGACGGCGTCAAGCATTGCGCGATGAACATCCTGTACAGCCTGCAGCACCTCGGGTACACGATCCCACCGCAGGCCGACGCGGGGTGGATCGGGCCGGCCGGCCCGGGACCGTCGTACCTCGACCCGGGATCGGGCGGTCCGGAGAATGACTTCACCAACCGCAACACCACCTTCATGACCTACAACCTGATACACGTCGCGCGGATGCTGAAGGCCAACGGCGGCATCCCGGCCGAGGGAAACCAGCGCACGCAGTGGGACGCCGGCTGCCGCCCGACTTTCGCCAACCCGGAATACCGCAGCTAG